From Serinicoccus profundi, the proteins below share one genomic window:
- a CDS encoding IS110 family transposase: MDEQESPRVVIGMDPHKRSVTIEVMTADESVVGGGRFPTDAEGYTRLPAYARQWPERVWAVEGCAGIGKHVADRLVADGEDVVDVPAKMSARVRIFATGQGRKTDATDAHSIALVGVRMSGLRPVINDEQLEVLRMCVDRRRSLGEEHTRKICQLHKLLLELIPGGAKTFLSATQAKELLKKVRPTTAAGKVRKAHALELTADLATIYARTKAADKELKALVAETGSSLMDLHGIGPSGAARLLVEVGDITRFPDRNHFASWTGTAPIDASSGEHVRHRLSRGGNRQINRVLHVMAIVQLRTRTTEGRAYYDRKKAAGKTSMEALRCLKRRLSDLVYKAMLDDLARRATTGPGGQRGDDSDSSATGSQPAAGSSDKPLPGPATTKPRTTLPAAS; the protein is encoded by the coding sequence ATGGACGAGCAGGAGTCACCGCGGGTCGTGATCGGGATGGACCCGCACAAGCGCAGCGTCACGATCGAGGTCATGACCGCCGACGAGTCCGTCGTCGGAGGCGGCCGCTTTCCCACGGACGCCGAGGGATACACCCGGCTGCCGGCCTACGCCCGTCAGTGGCCTGAGCGGGTGTGGGCGGTCGAGGGCTGCGCCGGGATCGGCAAGCACGTCGCCGACCGGCTCGTCGCCGACGGCGAGGACGTCGTGGACGTGCCGGCGAAGATGTCGGCGCGGGTGCGGATCTTCGCCACCGGGCAGGGCCGCAAGACCGACGCCACCGACGCCCATTCCATCGCCCTGGTCGGCGTCCGCATGAGCGGGCTGCGCCCGGTCATCAACGACGAGCAGCTCGAGGTGCTGCGGATGTGCGTGGACCGCCGCCGCTCCCTGGGTGAGGAGCACACCCGCAAGATATGTCAGCTGCACAAACTCCTGCTCGAGCTCATCCCCGGCGGCGCCAAGACGTTCCTGTCCGCGACCCAGGCCAAAGAGCTGCTGAAGAAGGTCCGCCCCACCACCGCGGCGGGCAAGGTCCGCAAGGCCCACGCCCTGGAACTGACAGCTGACCTGGCCACGATCTACGCCCGCACCAAGGCCGCGGACAAGGAGCTCAAAGCCCTCGTCGCCGAGACCGGGTCCTCGCTGATGGACCTGCACGGCATCGGACCCTCCGGCGCCGCGCGGCTCCTCGTCGAGGTCGGCGACATCACCCGCTTCCCCGACCGCAACCACTTCGCGTCCTGGACCGGCACCGCGCCCATCGACGCCTCCTCCGGCGAGCACGTCCGCCACCGCCTCTCCCGAGGCGGGAACCGGCAGATCAACCGGGTGCTGCACGTCATGGCCATCGTCCAGCTCCGCACGAGAACCACCGAGGGCCGCGCCTACTACGACCGGAAGAAAGCCGCGGGGAAGACATCGATGGAAGCACTGCGGTGCCTCAAACGGCGCCTGTCCGACCTGGTCTACAAGGCGATGCTCGACGACCTCGCCCGACGCGCGACGACGGGCCCGGGAGGGCAAAGGGGTGACGACTCTGACTCCAGCGCGACCGGCTCACAACCCGCTGCCGGCTCTTCGGACAAGCCACTTCCCGGACCCGCCACCACAAAGCCTAGAACGACCCTGCCAGCGGCGTCTTGA
- a CDS encoding DUF2971 domain-containing protein encodes MNTENVRMLWHYTDANGLLGLLRSRELWASSVEYMNDAEELMFGRRVIADVAKEVCRTYGRSHEKDAYNPALSDLRTWAASVSGQLEGLEPDPGEPMAAFATSFSSNGDQLSQWRGYANGSGFAVGFDFVALRELVGDRCGGVCRLHPICYGQDARDFVERFITHSWVNYWDPASIDDAKENLLMHTSRLKHGAFNEEQEHRLIVLNPNVESVKVRVRGAGLVPYLPIPLSSNAIKAVRVGPGNDQALQMNAAVIALQSTGFVGDVEVSVSEAPFRN; translated from the coding sequence GTGAACACTGAGAATGTCAGAATGCTTTGGCACTATACGGACGCCAACGGGCTCCTAGGACTCCTCCGCAGCAGGGAGTTGTGGGCGTCATCTGTGGAGTACATGAACGACGCCGAAGAGTTGATGTTCGGGCGGAGGGTTATCGCAGATGTCGCAAAGGAGGTCTGCCGGACCTATGGGAGAAGTCATGAGAAGGACGCTTACAACCCGGCTTTGAGCGACCTGCGCACGTGGGCCGCGAGTGTGTCAGGACAACTCGAGGGGTTGGAGCCCGACCCTGGTGAGCCTATGGCCGCATTTGCAACGAGTTTCAGTTCAAATGGCGACCAACTCAGCCAATGGCGAGGGTACGCCAATGGGTCGGGCTTCGCTGTGGGATTCGACTTCGTAGCTCTGCGGGAACTAGTGGGCGACCGGTGCGGAGGTGTATGCCGGTTGCATCCGATCTGCTATGGTCAGGACGCGCGTGACTTCGTCGAGCGATTCATTACCCACAGCTGGGTGAACTATTGGGATCCGGCCAGCATTGATGACGCCAAGGAAAACCTGCTGATGCATACATCGCGTCTAAAGCATGGCGCCTTCAACGAAGAACAAGAGCATCGACTCATCGTGTTGAACCCAAATGTGGAGTCTGTGAAGGTGCGAGTGCGTGGTGCTGGCCTGGTCCCGTACCTTCCCATCCCGTTAAGTTCGAACGCCATAAAGGCCGTCCGAGTAGGACCTGGAAACGACCAGGCTCTGCAGATGAACGCCGCGGTGATTGCTCTGCAGTCCACCGGGTTCGTCGGCGATGTCGAGGTGTCAGTGTCCGAAGCTCCGTTCAGGAATTGA
- a CDS encoding PIN domain-containing protein, giving the protein MSAVGNQGQHVGGLYAGFEAYRTHSSEELRHALRSCLVVFDTNVLLNLYRYNEETRASIVDVMSALGDRLWVPHQVLEEFWRNRERALSDPLGQVQQTSNELEKLRAAAVDQLRMWVNRAALSKAEEEAVESSLDAAFGEAQGLLDGLIDEEEVSRAKNTRNDRVLDSLESVLTGKVGPPMSAEGYTNAVKEGHRRVEAGEPPGFGDAKKANRGGEGAAGDYLVWEQVLREASTRQMPVLFVTGDVKRDWWRFEGSSPRGPRVELARELNARCGQDLIMLRPETLLELADTLSVSVRPGAVEDVERTTRLEEAEEDDRDATGWTPEAVETLLRKLKIEAPVQEATIRYAAQNGGFVGRDEVYSIGEYEPSRQLKGFTRPVNRHVQALREIGTIPEDAADVLVPVYDEGKHGFGWVDGFRIPAEIVQLLRS; this is encoded by the coding sequence ATGTCAGCGGTCGGCAATCAGGGTCAGCACGTGGGGGGACTTTACGCAGGGTTCGAGGCGTATCGAACTCACAGTTCGGAAGAACTCCGCCACGCACTTCGGAGTTGTCTCGTCGTCTTTGATACGAACGTCCTTCTGAACCTCTATCGATACAACGAAGAGACCCGCGCCTCTATCGTTGATGTGATGAGCGCACTGGGGGATCGTCTTTGGGTACCGCATCAGGTGCTCGAAGAGTTTTGGCGCAACCGGGAACGGGCGCTTTCCGACCCACTCGGGCAGGTCCAGCAAACCTCCAATGAGTTAGAGAAGTTACGCGCTGCAGCTGTAGACCAACTTCGCATGTGGGTGAATAGGGCGGCACTCAGCAAAGCGGAGGAGGAAGCAGTCGAGTCCTCGCTCGACGCCGCCTTTGGTGAGGCGCAGGGTCTGCTGGATGGCCTGATCGATGAGGAGGAAGTGTCGCGCGCCAAGAATACAAGAAACGACCGGGTGTTGGATAGTCTGGAGAGCGTCCTGACTGGCAAGGTGGGGCCGCCGATGTCGGCGGAAGGCTACACGAACGCTGTTAAGGAAGGGCATCGAAGGGTAGAGGCAGGTGAGCCGCCCGGCTTCGGGGACGCCAAGAAGGCAAACCGTGGTGGTGAAGGCGCGGCTGGCGATTATCTTGTGTGGGAGCAGGTGCTTCGGGAAGCGTCAACCCGACAGATGCCGGTCCTGTTTGTAACGGGCGACGTTAAGAGGGACTGGTGGCGCTTCGAAGGCAGCAGCCCCAGAGGGCCGCGCGTGGAACTCGCTCGCGAACTGAACGCACGTTGTGGCCAAGATCTCATCATGCTTCGACCCGAGACACTGCTGGAGTTGGCAGATACTTTGTCTGTCAGCGTGCGCCCGGGCGCGGTAGAGGACGTTGAACGTACCACCCGCCTGGAAGAAGCTGAAGAAGACGATCGAGATGCAACGGGGTGGACGCCTGAGGCGGTCGAGACTCTCCTGCGAAAGCTCAAGATCGAGGCACCAGTGCAAGAGGCAACCATCCGTTACGCCGCTCAAAACGGAGGCTTCGTAGGGCGTGACGAGGTCTATAGCATCGGCGAGTATGAGCCATCAAGACAGCTCAAGGGATTCACGCGGCCCGTTAACCGGCACGTCCAGGCGCTCCGAGAGATTGGCACCATCCCGGAGGACGCAGCGGACGTGTTGGTGCCGGTGTACGACGAAGGGAAGCACGGCTTCGGATGGGTGGACGGTTTCAGAATTCCAGCCGAGATCGTTCAGCTTCTGCGATCTTGA
- a CDS encoding lycopene cyclase family protein yields the protein MRHVHDVAVVGLGPAGRALASHAVRQGMSVLAVDPRPDAPWTPTYGAWVEELSGLPPEVVARAITVPELWARRRHRLERPYAVLDNLALQRALPLAGVEVREARLDDDEVAALRSEARVVVDARGARPAGRRPRDASPAQTAVGIVVPAADAAAALGGAQGLLMDWRADWSATPRTPQGTPSFLYALPLDDDRVLLEETCLAAAPGMGVAELRERLLRRLLSRGVPASAVERPLGREAVWIPMRGRDETPPAGTIAVGTAGRGGHLITGYSVAHSLRSAQALVDRVAADGVPRAADPLRPADLLRQAGLRALLRLDTEGTTELFEAFGTLPVHRQRAVMARGADAQQLGAAMWGMFASMPKSGKAALVRATLGPGRRALGGQP from the coding sequence GTGAGGCACGTGCACGATGTCGCCGTGGTCGGGCTAGGGCCGGCCGGTCGGGCGCTGGCCTCCCACGCCGTGCGCCAGGGGATGTCCGTCCTCGCCGTCGACCCGCGACCGGACGCGCCGTGGACGCCGACCTACGGCGCCTGGGTGGAGGAGCTCTCCGGGCTGCCGCCCGAGGTCGTGGCCCGCGCGATCACCGTCCCCGAGCTGTGGGCCCGCCGACGTCACCGGCTGGAGCGGCCGTATGCCGTGCTCGACAACCTCGCTCTGCAGCGGGCCCTCCCCCTGGCCGGGGTCGAGGTCCGAGAGGCGCGGCTGGACGACGACGAGGTCGCTGCGCTGAGGAGTGAGGCGCGGGTGGTCGTCGATGCCCGGGGCGCGCGCCCCGCGGGACGCCGGCCCCGGGATGCCTCGCCGGCGCAGACGGCCGTCGGCATCGTCGTGCCCGCCGCCGACGCCGCCGCCGCGCTGGGGGGAGCCCAGGGGCTGCTCATGGACTGGCGGGCCGACTGGTCGGCGACGCCGCGGACGCCCCAGGGCACCCCGTCCTTCCTCTACGCCCTGCCCCTGGACGACGACCGGGTGCTGCTCGAGGAGACGTGTCTTGCCGCAGCCCCCGGGATGGGCGTCGCGGAGCTCCGCGAGCGCCTGCTCCGACGGCTGCTCAGCCGTGGCGTGCCCGCGTCGGCGGTCGAGCGGCCGCTCGGTCGGGAGGCGGTGTGGATCCCCATGAGGGGTCGCGACGAGACGCCCCCGGCCGGGACGATCGCGGTCGGCACCGCCGGCCGTGGGGGGCACCTGATCACCGGCTACTCGGTCGCGCACTCGCTGCGCTCGGCCCAGGCTCTCGTCGACCGGGTCGCGGCCGACGGCGTGCCACGCGCTGCCGACCCGCTACGCCCGGCCGACCTCCTCCGGCAGGCCGGGCTGCGGGCCCTGCTGCGCCTGGACACCGAGGGCACCACAGAGCTCTTCGAGGCCTTCGGCACCCTTCCGGTGCACCGCCAGCGCGCGGTCATGGCGCGAGGGGCGGACGCGCAGCAGCTCGGGGCGGCCATGTGGGGAATGTTCGCCTCTATGCCGAAGTCGGGGAAGGCTGCGCTCGTGCGGGCCACCCTCGGACCCGGGCGACGTGCGCTCGGCGGCCAGCCGTGA
- a CDS encoding phytoene/squalene synthase family protein translates to MHDAVSRAADPLLSQGYSRCRELTRRHGTTYYWGARLLPPEQRRDVYAVYALCRLADDIVDEPETVQVPVPADADPGVRLRGFQALFTTALADGGSTDPVMAAVVDSVRRRGTDPECFDRFFRAMELDLTRETWATWEELRDGYMEGSAAVIGEMMLPVLEPVNPAAKGPARSLGLAFQLTNFLRDVGEDLDRGRVYLPQADLARHGADPHTRTVTPAWRAVMAEQIKRNRELYRDASRGVAMLPPRSARCVATALRMYALILDRIEAADYDVFSERRRVPRRVKVAIVSDVLARGPLRRLPGPVDGG, encoded by the coding sequence ATGCACGACGCGGTGTCCCGAGCGGCAGACCCCCTGCTCAGCCAGGGGTATTCCCGGTGCCGGGAGCTGACGAGACGGCACGGCACGACCTACTACTGGGGGGCGCGTCTGCTCCCGCCCGAGCAGCGCCGCGACGTCTACGCGGTCTATGCCCTGTGCCGCCTCGCCGACGACATCGTCGACGAGCCCGAGACGGTGCAGGTCCCCGTGCCGGCGGACGCCGACCCCGGGGTGCGGCTGCGCGGGTTCCAAGCGCTCTTCACCACCGCGCTCGCCGACGGCGGCTCCACCGACCCGGTCATGGCCGCGGTCGTCGACAGCGTGCGGCGCCGCGGCACCGACCCCGAGTGCTTCGACCGCTTCTTCCGCGCGATGGAGCTGGACCTCACCCGCGAGACGTGGGCCACCTGGGAGGAGCTGCGGGACGGTTACATGGAGGGCTCGGCGGCAGTCATCGGCGAGATGATGCTGCCGGTCCTGGAGCCGGTCAACCCCGCGGCGAAGGGCCCGGCACGCTCGCTCGGCCTGGCCTTCCAGCTCACCAACTTCCTGCGCGATGTCGGCGAGGACCTCGACCGCGGGCGGGTCTACCTGCCCCAGGCGGACCTCGCCCGGCACGGTGCGGACCCGCATACCCGCACCGTCACCCCGGCCTGGCGGGCCGTGATGGCCGAGCAGATCAAGCGCAACCGCGAGCTCTACCGCGACGCCTCCCGCGGCGTCGCCATGCTGCCTCCGCGCAGCGCCCGCTGCGTCGCGACGGCGCTGCGGATGTATGCCCTCATCCTCGACCGGATCGAGGCCGCCGACTACGACGTGTTCAGCGAGCGCCGCCGTGTGCCGCGCCGGGTCAAGGTCGCCATCGTCTCCGACGTTCTGGCCCGGGGTCCGCTGCGGCGGCTGCCCGGGCCCGTGGACGGTGGGTGA
- a CDS encoding cytochrome P450, with protein MSTAPADRPPGCPGAPQGVRRARRPEEPQTPVVERVDAGGRAGVSTVWRLRGLQPARQLLRARYATTQAGFTAEAIPQGRLKHHPILVSDGPQHDEQRRKVARFLAPAVVTERYGDLMAQVADRTVERALRSGRCRLDEAALHYTVEVTAELVGLTESDVPGLSRRLVAFFDQPPFDIARDDLGRSRRQWARAARNGLSPVARLWWYDVRPALRARRRERRTDIISHLLDEGYSRTSILIECVTYGTAGMVTTREFIVMAAWHLLSDDALRERYLAAGQPERLAILEEVIRLEPVVGHLYRRVRRPVEITDGDQTWTLPPGDLVDVCVRAANTDTAAVGASPHELCPGRPLPSGVGGAGLAFGDGEHKCPGQPLALLEADALLTRLLLHRPRLVGEPELGWDHLIEGYWLRGFELELDPSSGSE; from the coding sequence ATGAGCACCGCCCCGGCCGACAGGCCCCCCGGCTGCCCCGGGGCGCCTCAGGGTGTGCGCCGCGCGCGGCGACCGGAGGAGCCGCAGACCCCGGTCGTGGAGCGCGTCGACGCGGGCGGGCGTGCGGGGGTGAGCACCGTGTGGCGGCTACGGGGCCTGCAGCCTGCGCGCCAGCTGCTGCGCGCGCGCTACGCGACGACCCAGGCCGGCTTCACCGCAGAGGCGATCCCGCAGGGGCGGCTGAAGCACCACCCGATCCTCGTCTCGGACGGGCCGCAGCACGACGAGCAGCGACGCAAGGTGGCGAGGTTCCTCGCGCCTGCGGTCGTGACCGAGCGCTACGGCGACCTCATGGCGCAGGTCGCCGACCGCACCGTCGAGCGGGCGCTGCGGTCCGGCCGGTGCCGGCTCGACGAGGCCGCCCTGCACTACACCGTCGAGGTCACCGCGGAGCTGGTCGGGCTGACCGAGTCCGACGTGCCCGGGCTCTCGCGGCGGCTCGTGGCGTTCTTCGACCAGCCGCCCTTCGACATCGCTCGCGACGACCTCGGCCGCAGCCGCAGGCAGTGGGCGCGGGCCGCCCGCAACGGCCTCTCGCCGGTCGCCCGGCTCTGGTGGTATGACGTGCGCCCGGCCCTGCGCGCTCGTCGCAGGGAGCGCCGGACCGACATCATCAGCCACCTCCTCGACGAGGGCTACAGCCGGACGAGCATCCTCATCGAGTGCGTCACCTACGGCACGGCGGGCATGGTGACGACGCGGGAGTTCATCGTCATGGCGGCCTGGCACCTGCTGTCCGACGACGCGCTGCGGGAGCGCTACCTCGCCGCGGGGCAGCCGGAGCGGCTGGCGATCCTCGAGGAGGTCATCCGCCTGGAGCCGGTCGTCGGCCACCTCTACCGCCGGGTGCGCCGACCGGTCGAGATCACCGACGGCGACCAGACCTGGACCCTCCCGCCCGGCGACCTCGTCGACGTCTGCGTGCGCGCGGCCAACACCGACACCGCCGCGGTCGGCGCCTCCCCGCACGAGCTGTGCCCGGGGCGCCCGCTGCCCTCCGGTGTCGGCGGAGCAGGCCTGGCCTTCGGCGACGGCGAGCACAAGTGCCCAGGTCAGCCGCTCGCGCTGCTGGAGGCGGATGCCCTGCTCACCCGGCTCCTGCTGCACCGCCCCCGGCTGGTGGGCGAGCCCGAGCTGGGCTGGGACCACCTCATCGAGGGTTACTGGCTGCGCGGCTTCGAGCTCGAGCTCGACCCGTCCTCCGGGAGCGAGTGA
- a CDS encoding FAD-dependent oxidoreductase, translated as MSPLPGARPARPLPPGRDPRAVRHPGHAGAARVDQPRSAVVVGGGIAGIAAATVLAERGVDVTLVEAHDQLGGRVRSWPVDGGRTMSRGFHAFFRQYYTLRALLRRVDPTLAHLVPVPDYPLRRHDGLTDSFAVLPPTPPANLATFVVRSPTFPVRSLTSVHLPSAVELITASYPASHERYDGESAQAFLDRLRFPEGARHLALEVFARSFFAHPDEFGAGELVGMFHAYFTGSAEGLLFDVPGDDYDTVLWEPLRRYLLARGATVRTGTTVSSLTGPGDGAGWQVRVDDGEQQDTLRADAVVLATDPRATRALAGSLPASDAAREDWHRRLAAGRNAPPFVVLRVWLDGLVDPGREAFLGTSGFDLLDNVTVLERFEDGAARWSAEHGGSVVELHGYAVDPVRDPSLAAGEGDDGGRHGVDLAVIRERLLESLHEVYPETATMPVVHEELLVEDDCGLVGTGPWRDRLTVSTPYPGLVLAGDGLRVDWPVALMERAAVTGVLAANDLLSGWGARGEDIWTVPLEGVLRPGRYRSGR; from the coding sequence ATGAGCCCCCTCCCCGGTGCGCGCCCCGCCCGACCGCTGCCCCCGGGCAGGGACCCGCGGGCCGTCCGTCACCCCGGCCACGCGGGGGCGGCCCGGGTCGACCAGCCCCGCTCCGCCGTCGTGGTCGGGGGCGGCATCGCGGGGATCGCGGCAGCGACCGTGCTCGCCGAGCGAGGGGTGGACGTGACCCTGGTCGAGGCCCACGACCAGCTCGGGGGTCGGGTGCGTTCCTGGCCCGTCGACGGCGGACGGACGATGTCGCGCGGCTTCCACGCGTTCTTCCGGCAGTACTACACGCTGCGGGCACTGCTGCGCCGCGTCGACCCGACCCTGGCCCACCTGGTGCCGGTCCCCGACTACCCGCTGCGGCGCCACGACGGGCTCACCGACTCCTTCGCGGTGCTCCCGCCGACCCCGCCCGCCAACCTCGCGACCTTCGTCGTGCGCAGCCCGACCTTCCCGGTCCGGAGCCTCACCTCGGTGCACCTGCCGAGCGCCGTGGAGCTCATCACCGCGTCCTACCCCGCGAGCCACGAGCGCTACGACGGCGAGTCGGCGCAGGCCTTCCTCGACCGGTTGCGCTTCCCCGAGGGGGCCCGACACCTGGCGCTGGAGGTCTTCGCCCGCTCCTTCTTCGCCCACCCGGACGAGTTCGGGGCCGGGGAGCTCGTCGGGATGTTCCACGCCTACTTCACCGGGTCGGCCGAGGGACTGCTCTTCGACGTCCCGGGCGACGACTACGACACCGTGCTGTGGGAGCCGCTGCGCCGCTACCTCCTCGCGCGCGGCGCGACGGTCCGCACGGGGACGACGGTCAGCTCGCTCACCGGCCCCGGAGACGGGGCGGGCTGGCAGGTCCGCGTGGACGACGGCGAGCAGCAGGACACTCTGCGGGCCGACGCGGTAGTGCTCGCCACAGACCCGCGGGCCACCCGCGCCCTGGCCGGCTCCCTGCCCGCCTCCGACGCGGCGCGCGAGGACTGGCACCGGCGGCTGGCGGCCGGGCGCAACGCCCCGCCCTTCGTCGTGCTGCGCGTCTGGCTCGACGGCTTGGTCGACCCCGGGCGGGAGGCCTTTCTCGGGACCAGCGGCTTCGACCTACTCGACAATGTCACCGTGCTCGAGCGCTTCGAGGACGGCGCCGCCCGGTGGTCGGCCGAGCACGGTGGCTCCGTCGTGGAGCTGCACGGGTATGCCGTCGACCCGGTCCGCGACCCCTCGCTGGCGGCCGGCGAGGGTGACGACGGGGGTCGGCACGGTGTCGACCTGGCGGTCATCCGGGAGCGGCTGCTGGAGTCCCTGCACGAGGTCTACCCCGAGACCGCGACGATGCCGGTGGTGCACGAGGAGCTGCTCGTCGAGGACGACTGCGGTCTGGTCGGCACCGGACCCTGGCGCGACCGGCTGACCGTGTCCACGCCATACCCCGGGCTCGTGCTGGCCGGTGACGGGCTGCGGGTCGACTGGCCAGTCGCGCTCATGGAGCGGGCTGCCGTGACCGGGGTGCTCGCCGCCAACGACCTGCTCTCCGGCTGGGGCGCGCGGGGCGAGGACATCTGGACGGTCCCGCTCGAGGGCGTCCTGCGGCCCGGGCGCTACCGCTCCGGGCGATGA
- a CDS encoding methyltransferase domain-containing protein — translation MTLTPRSRRTSPVRLDEEFDRAAGRYDLLTRLNPGYHAALRRATAALVGRLGSGPLTLWDLGCGSGLSTRALVEATGPSVRIVGLDASAGMLAQARDKQWPAGVGFVHATAQELARVAGEELDGPADGAFAAYLLRNVPAEERDAVVRAIAEQVRPDGWVALQDYHVKGSRRASATWSTVCRLIVTPLAVVTRGNPAIYTYLHRSVLDNDSTAELDARLRRAGLVDLEWSTAAGWQRGILHTVLARRPLEDGTA, via the coding sequence GTGACTCTCACCCCGCGCAGCAGGCGCACCTCACCCGTCCGTCTCGACGAGGAGTTCGACCGGGCGGCGGGCCGCTACGACCTGCTGACCCGGCTCAACCCCGGCTACCACGCGGCGCTCCGGCGGGCGACCGCCGCACTGGTGGGGCGGTTGGGGTCAGGTCCGCTGACGTTGTGGGACCTGGGCTGCGGGTCGGGGTTGTCCACGCGCGCGCTCGTCGAGGCCACCGGTCCCTCGGTGCGGATCGTCGGACTCGACGCCTCCGCCGGCATGCTCGCCCAGGCGCGCGACAAGCAGTGGCCCGCCGGGGTGGGCTTCGTCCACGCCACCGCCCAGGAGCTGGCCCGGGTGGCCGGCGAGGAGCTCGACGGCCCCGCGGACGGCGCCTTCGCGGCATACCTCCTGCGCAACGTGCCCGCCGAGGAGCGCGACGCCGTGGTCCGCGCCATCGCCGAGCAGGTGCGGCCGGACGGCTGGGTCGCGCTGCAGGACTACCACGTCAAGGGCAGCCGCCGGGCGAGCGCGACCTGGTCGACGGTATGCCGTCTCATCGTCACCCCGCTCGCGGTGGTCACGCGTGGCAACCCCGCGATCTACACCTACCTCCACCGCAGCGTCCTGGACAACGACTCCACGGCCGAACTCGACGCCCGCCTGCGCCGCGCCGGGCTCGTGGACCTGGAGTGGAGCACCGCCGCCGGGTGGCAGCGCGGCATCCTGCACACCGTCCTGGCCCGCCGTCCGCTCGAGGACGGGACCGCATGA
- a CDS encoding ABC transporter ATP-binding protein, with amino-acid sequence MTSPVLVVEGLRRSFGTLAAVDGVSLHIDQGETVGLLGPNGAGKTTAISMIAGLLRPDAGQVRINGSDMVSDPIATKRHLGLVPQDLAIYPELSARSNLLFFGRLQGMRGAALRHRVAEVLETVGLTDRATGPAKTFSGGMKRRLNIGIGLLHEPSLLILDEPTVGVDPQSRNAILEAVEALSTQGRAVLYTTHYMEEAERLCDRIGIIDAGRIIAEGTREELVELTGRADTVTLVGDGASAETEAALARIPVVRQVHRVEGEGRLVLSVEGAAQAISAIVTTVSASGMSLRDVEIARPDLESVFLHLTGKALRD; translated from the coding sequence ATGACTTCACCCGTGCTCGTCGTCGAGGGACTGCGCCGCTCCTTCGGGACCCTGGCCGCGGTCGACGGCGTGAGCCTGCACATCGACCAGGGCGAGACGGTGGGGCTGCTCGGCCCCAACGGCGCCGGCAAGACGACCGCCATCTCGATGATCGCCGGGCTCCTGCGGCCCGATGCCGGGCAGGTCCGGATCAACGGCTCCGACATGGTGAGCGACCCCATCGCCACCAAGCGCCACCTCGGTCTCGTCCCGCAGGACCTCGCGATCTATCCCGAGCTGTCGGCGCGCAGCAACCTGCTCTTCTTCGGCCGCCTGCAGGGGATGCGCGGGGCGGCGCTGCGCCACCGGGTCGCCGAGGTGCTCGAGACGGTCGGGCTGACCGACCGGGCGACCGGGCCCGCCAAGACCTTCTCCGGCGGCATGAAGCGTCGCCTCAACATCGGGATCGGGCTGCTCCACGAGCCCTCCCTGCTCATCCTCGACGAGCCGACGGTCGGCGTGGACCCGCAGTCGCGCAACGCGATCCTCGAGGCCGTGGAGGCCCTCTCGACGCAGGGCCGGGCCGTGCTCTACACCACGCACTACATGGAGGAGGCCGAGCGCCTCTGCGACCGGATCGGCATCATCGACGCGGGGCGCATCATCGCCGAGGGCACGCGCGAGGAGCTGGTGGAGCTGACCGGTCGGGCGGACACCGTCACCCTCGTCGGTGACGGGGCGAGCGCCGAGACGGAGGCGGCCCTGGCGCGCATACCCGTCGTGCGGCAGGTGCATCGCGTCGAGGGCGAGGGCCGCCTCGTGCTGTCGGTGGAGGGCGCGGCGCAGGCGATCAGCGCCATCGTCACGACCGTCAGCGCCTCCGGTATGTCGTTGCGCGACGTCGAGATCGCCCGTCCCGACCTGGAGTCGGTCTTCCTCCACCTCACCGGCAAAGCGCTCCGGGACTGA